The following are from one region of the Thermoanaerobaculia bacterium genome:
- a CDS encoding DUF1572 family protein — MDGMDYLREVDREFRRYRALAEKALDQVPGERWLAEPAPGSNSLAVVIKHVAGNLRSRWTDFLTTDGEKPDRDRDGEFEIRDGEGAGSLRGAWDEGWETLFASLDSLGEADLSKRVRIRGEEMSAFQAIQRSLAHSALHVGQIVYVAKMLAGDRWRTLSIPRGGSKAFNAAPAAYLPDRKA, encoded by the coding sequence ATGGACGGCATGGATTATCTCCGCGAGGTGGACCGCGAGTTTCGCCGCTACCGGGCGCTCGCGGAGAAGGCGCTCGATCAGGTTCCCGGAGAACGGTGGCTCGCGGAGCCGGCGCCCGGCTCGAACAGTCTCGCCGTCGTGATCAAGCACGTCGCGGGGAATCTCCGCTCGCGCTGGACGGACTTCCTGACGACCGACGGCGAGAAGCCGGATCGTGACCGCGACGGAGAGTTCGAGATCCGCGACGGCGAGGGCGCCGGCTCGCTCCGCGGCGCGTGGGACGAGGGCTGGGAGACCCTGTTCGCGTCGCTCGACTCCCTCGGGGAGGCGGACCTCTCGAAGAGGGTGAGGATCCGGGGCGAGGAGATGTCGGCCTTCCAGGCGATCCAGCGTTCGCTCGCGCATTCGGCGCTGCACGTCGGGCAGATCGTCTACGTCGCGAAGATGCTGGCGGGGGACCGCTGGAGGACGCTGTCGATTCCGAGGGGCGGCTCGAAGGCGTTCAACGCGGCGCCCGCGGCGTATCTCCCGGATCGGAAGGCGTGA
- a CDS encoding MBL fold metallo-hydrolase, whose product MKTIAAILFSLASLAFAGGPERSAPPPDAAGSPPALEKLADGVWAWVRRDPPGLMVDANSLVIVNDDDVVVVDAPEASRDLLAEVRKLTAKPVRYVVHTHWHDDHISGDHVWREAYPGVEFVGHARMREYLPTTGAENRRQMIDGAPKFAASLKKLVAEGKSPAGGELTAEERRGYESDFALIDRYMAEVPAAPLLLPTLTIDDSLVLHRGDRAIEIRHLGRGHTSADLVVWLPKERIAAVGDLVGFPIPLVGGDQSHVGDWGATLGRLRVLKPSIIVPGHGPVMHDDAQAALMEELFDSIKAQVAAAIAKGRDLEQTRKEVDLAPFRRKFAGDSKHLGFIFDTYVSRPAVESAFRDATGGK is encoded by the coding sequence TTGAAGACGATCGCCGCCATCCTGTTCTCGCTGGCCTCGCTGGCGTTCGCCGGCGGCCCGGAGCGCTCCGCTCCGCCGCCGGACGCGGCCGGTTCGCCGCCGGCTCTCGAGAAGCTCGCCGACGGCGTGTGGGCATGGGTGCGCCGCGATCCCCCGGGGCTGATGGTCGACGCCAACAGCCTCGTGATCGTCAACGACGACGACGTCGTGGTCGTCGACGCGCCGGAGGCGAGCCGGGATCTGCTCGCCGAGGTGCGCAAGCTCACGGCGAAGCCGGTCCGATACGTCGTCCACACCCACTGGCACGACGATCACATCTCGGGCGATCACGTGTGGCGGGAAGCGTACCCGGGCGTCGAGTTCGTCGGCCATGCACGGATGCGCGAGTACCTGCCGACGACGGGGGCCGAGAACCGGCGCCAGATGATCGACGGCGCACCGAAATTCGCGGCGTCTCTGAAGAAGCTCGTCGCCGAAGGGAAGAGTCCGGCGGGCGGCGAGCTGACCGCGGAAGAGCGGCGTGGCTACGAGAGCGATTTCGCGCTGATCGACCGTTACATGGCGGAAGTCCCGGCCGCGCCGCTCCTCCTCCCCACGCTCACGATCGACGATTCGCTCGTTCTCCACAGGGGAGATCGCGCGATCGAGATCCGCCACCTCGGCCGCGGACACACGAGCGCCGACCTCGTGGTCTGGCTCCCGAAGGAGCGCATCGCCGCGGTGGGCGATCTCGTGGGGTTCCCGATTCCGCTCGTCGGGGGCGACCAGTCGCACGTGGGGGACTGGGGCGCGACCCTCGGAAGGCTCCGCGTTCTCAAGCCGTCCATCATCGTGCCGGGGCACGGCCCGGTCATGCACGACGACGCTCAGGCGGCGCTGATGGAGGAGCTCTTCGATTCGATCAAGGCGCAGGTCGCCGCGGCGATCGCGAAGGGCAGGGACCTGGAGCAGACGCGAAAGGAGGTCGATCTCGCCCCTTTCCGCAGGAAATTCGCCGGTGATTCGAAGCACCTCGGGTTCATCTTCGACACGTACGTGTCGCGACCGGCCGTCGAATCGGCGTTCCGCGACGCGACCGGCGGCAAGTGA
- a CDS encoding ACT domain-containing protein, giving the protein MTEVPGFEVVPGEWAIARLPPDAAIPDWAVEASAFSSVTRTASELSIVCPEARVPEGARAERGWAVLKLAGPFAFTEVGVLASVLVPLARAAVSVFAVSTFDTDYVLVPRSALRAAVDALEAARSGPVTP; this is encoded by the coding sequence TTGACTGAGGTCCCCGGCTTCGAGGTCGTGCCGGGGGAGTGGGCGATCGCGCGGCTTCCGCCGGATGCGGCGATCCCGGATTGGGCGGTCGAAGCATCGGCGTTCTCGTCGGTCACGCGCACCGCGAGCGAGTTGTCGATCGTCTGCCCGGAAGCCCGGGTGCCGGAAGGCGCGCGGGCCGAGCGCGGATGGGCGGTGCTGAAGCTCGCCGGCCCGTTCGCGTTCACGGAAGTCGGCGTCCTCGCCTCGGTGCTCGTGCCGCTCGCGCGAGCCGCCGTCTCCGTGTTCGCCGTGAGCACCTTCGACACGGATTACGTGCTCGTTCCGAGATCCGCGCTCCGTGCCGCGGTCGACGCGCTCGAGGCCGCGCGAAGCGGCCCCGTCACTCCCTGA
- a CDS encoding efflux transporter outer membrane subunit codes for MRRPVVGRVPAAFAVLLTAACAVGPNYRKPEVPVSDRYRESPPPDWEFAAPSDGIPRGPWWEMFGDPGLDALEEQVAISNQNVKQAEAAYRVARAVARGARADLFPTVTGNAGVTRSQGAAHAATGAGATPGVADFYSVSADVSWEIDVWGRIRRNVEAQVEAAQASEADLENARLSFQAELAADYFALREADAEKDLLDTNVAGYERALTLTTDRFRQGVVSAVDVAQAQTQLSATRAQATDVALRRAQLEHAIAVLVGKPPAALSLPPAPLTADPPAIPTVLPSELVERRPDVASAERQVAAANARIGVAEAAFFPALGLSASGGYGNSVISHLFSLPDRFWSIGASLVGTLFSGGKRRAAKEQAVAGYDAAVASYRQSVLTAFQDVEDQLAALRLLGDEAKDQAEAVAAAERSLSLAQTRYTGGITSYLEVITAETAALANERAAVQLRDRRMAAAVSLVRALGGGWRASDLPSGSAVLSHSAASAPRRDAGPR; via the coding sequence ATGAGAAGACCGGTCGTCGGGCGCGTGCCGGCGGCGTTCGCCGTCCTTCTCACGGCGGCCTGCGCCGTCGGACCGAACTACCGAAAGCCCGAGGTCCCGGTTTCGGACCGTTACAGGGAATCTCCGCCTCCCGATTGGGAATTCGCCGCGCCTTCCGACGGAATCCCGCGCGGCCCCTGGTGGGAGATGTTCGGAGACCCGGGACTCGACGCCCTCGAGGAGCAGGTCGCGATCTCGAATCAGAACGTGAAGCAGGCGGAAGCGGCGTACCGCGTGGCGCGGGCGGTGGCGCGCGGCGCGCGCGCGGATCTGTTCCCGACGGTGACCGGGAACGCGGGCGTGACGCGATCGCAGGGCGCGGCGCACGCGGCCACCGGGGCGGGCGCGACCCCCGGAGTCGCCGATTTCTACAGCGTCTCGGCGGACGTCTCCTGGGAGATCGACGTCTGGGGGCGGATCCGGCGAAACGTCGAGGCGCAGGTCGAGGCGGCCCAGGCGAGCGAGGCGGATCTCGAAAACGCCCGCCTCTCGTTCCAGGCGGAGCTCGCGGCCGATTACTTCGCGTTGAGAGAGGCCGACGCGGAGAAGGATCTCCTGGACACGAATGTCGCCGGGTACGAGAGGGCGCTCACGCTCACGACCGATCGCTTCCGGCAGGGGGTCGTGTCGGCGGTCGACGTCGCGCAGGCGCAGACGCAGCTTTCCGCGACCCGCGCGCAGGCGACCGACGTCGCTCTCCGGCGGGCGCAGCTCGAACACGCGATCGCGGTGCTCGTGGGCAAGCCGCCCGCGGCCCTCTCCCTGCCGCCGGCACCGCTGACCGCCGATCCTCCCGCGATTCCCACGGTCCTTCCCTCGGAGCTCGTCGAGCGCCGCCCGGACGTGGCGTCGGCCGAGCGCCAGGTCGCGGCCGCGAACGCGCGCATCGGCGTCGCCGAAGCGGCGTTCTTCCCCGCGCTCGGTCTTTCCGCGTCGGGCGGTTACGGAAACTCCGTCATCTCGCACCTGTTCTCCCTTCCCGATCGCTTCTGGTCGATCGGCGCGTCGCTCGTCGGGACCCTCTTTTCCGGCGGGAAACGCCGCGCGGCGAAGGAGCAGGCGGTCGCCGGCTACGACGCCGCGGTCGCCTCCTACCGTCAGTCGGTCCTGACCGCCTTTCAGGACGTCGAAGACCAGCTGGCGGCGCTCCGCCTGCTGGGGGACGAGGCGAAGGACCAGGCGGAAGCCGTCGCCGCGGCGGAGCGATCGCTCTCGCTCGCGCAGACCCGCTACACCGGCGGGATCACCAGCTATCTCGAGGTGATCACCGCCGAGACCGCGGCCCTCGCCAACGAACGGGCGGCCGTCCAGCTCCGCGACCGGCGCATGGCGGCCGCGGTCTCTCTCGTCCGCGCCCTCGGAGGGGGCTGGCGCGCCTCGGATCTGCCCTCCGGAAGCGCCGTCCTGTCGCATTCGGCGGCATCCGCTCCCCGCCGGGACGCCGGCCCCCGCTGA
- a CDS encoding heme-binding domain-containing protein: protein MKGKIVLLAVGAIVVLALLAQLVPVERTNATVEQDVGAPAPVAGILHRACYDCHSNQTVWPGYSRVAPVSWLVAHDVHEGRRELNFSAWQRYDAEKRRRKLDKAAEEVSDGDMPPVYYVWMHPEARLSDADKAALKAWFARP from the coding sequence ATGAAAGGGAAGATCGTTCTCCTCGCCGTCGGCGCGATCGTGGTCCTCGCGCTTCTGGCTCAACTGGTCCCGGTGGAAAGGACGAATGCGACGGTCGAGCAGGACGTCGGCGCCCCCGCGCCGGTGGCGGGCATCCTGCACCGCGCCTGCTACGACTGCCACTCGAACCAGACGGTGTGGCCGGGCTACAGCCGGGTGGCTCCGGTCTCCTGGCTCGTCGCCCACGACGTGCACGAGGGTCGGCGCGAGCTCAACTTCTCGGCGTGGCAGCGGTACGACGCGGAGAAGCGCCGGAGGAAGCTCGACAAGGCCGCCGAAGAGGTGAGCGACGGGGACATGCCGCCCGTGTATTACGTCTGGATGCACCCCGAGGCGCGCCTCTCCGACGCCGACAAGGCCGCGTTGAAGGCATGGTTCGCGCGCCCGTGA
- a CDS encoding TlpA disulfide reductase family protein, whose protein sequence is MTRYPAVFVDDVLVARPRDFGFFAEGEHGGRYTPWRNAASQGRFKADLARMIDLVLAGGKETLRSERSASPEPRGMIAELPSFETTDLAGRRLASGELRGRPLVVEFWATWCPPCRATLGWLADLKERRGEDLEVLAVAVESPEDAVRKFAAASSPGIRWATADASLASGFGEVAAVPMLFLFDRDGRAVETFYGAPPDLHERIEKALADLPAR, encoded by the coding sequence GTGACGAGGTACCCGGCCGTTTTCGTCGACGACGTTCTCGTCGCGCGACCCCGGGATTTCGGGTTCTTCGCCGAAGGGGAACACGGCGGACGATACACGCCATGGCGGAATGCGGCGAGCCAGGGCCGGTTCAAGGCGGACCTCGCCCGGATGATCGACCTCGTTCTCGCGGGCGGGAAGGAGACGCTTCGGAGCGAGCGGTCGGCTTCGCCCGAGCCCCGGGGGATGATCGCGGAGCTGCCGTCCTTCGAGACGACGGATCTCGCGGGCAGGCGGCTCGCTTCCGGAGAATTGCGGGGGCGGCCCCTCGTGGTCGAATTCTGGGCGACGTGGTGCCCTCCCTGCCGCGCGACGCTCGGTTGGCTCGCGGATCTGAAGGAGCGTCGCGGCGAAGACCTCGAGGTGCTGGCGGTCGCCGTCGAGTCGCCCGAAGACGCGGTCCGGAAATTCGCGGCCGCGTCCTCACCGGGAATCCGCTGGGCGACGGCCGACGCTTCTCTCGCGAGCGGTTTCGGGGAGGTCGCCGCGGTTCCGATGCTGTTCCTGTTCGACCGGGACGGCCGCGCGGTCGAGACGTTCTACGGAGCGCCCCCCGATCTCCACGAACGGATCGAAAAGGCCCTCGCCGATCTTCCGGCGCGCTGA
- a CDS encoding glyceraldehyde 3-phosphate dehydrogenase NAD-binding domain-containing protein, which translates to MAAVRVGIMGFGQTGRNVFRLMAARRDVEIVAICDTVPADQLLYLLKFDTLFGRFDEPVSLGEGALRFRGRDVRFWASFPKGAVPPWREANVDVVLECTARAMTRADGEAHLAAGAGRVVVCVPPAEPLDITLVRGWNDDELRPEHRLIALASRTVSCVAPVLAILKEAFGIERAFFDAVHAYTNAHRLADVPLSDKRRGRSAAENIIPQESRSEAMLERLFPDLAGRLTGSAVDVPVANGSVVDLTCWHSRAVSPDSIATAVRAAAAGRWKGIVACEDEPIVSSDVTRSSYSCIFDAQATMTLGDRLSKTLSWIDAGWAFAVRISEVVSALARLDAAVPVGERP; encoded by the coding sequence ATGGCCGCGGTACGCGTCGGGATCATGGGGTTCGGCCAGACGGGACGCAACGTCTTCCGCCTGATGGCCGCGAGGCGCGACGTCGAGATCGTCGCGATCTGCGACACGGTTCCCGCCGATCAGCTCCTCTATCTCCTCAAGTTCGACACGCTCTTCGGACGATTCGACGAGCCGGTTTCCCTCGGCGAGGGCGCGCTCCGATTCCGCGGCCGCGACGTCCGATTCTGGGCGTCCTTCCCGAAGGGCGCCGTTCCCCCCTGGAGGGAAGCGAACGTGGACGTGGTGCTCGAATGCACGGCGCGGGCGATGACGCGCGCCGACGGCGAGGCGCATCTCGCGGCCGGCGCCGGAAGGGTCGTCGTCTGCGTGCCGCCGGCGGAGCCGCTCGACATCACGCTCGTGCGGGGGTGGAACGACGACGAGCTCCGGCCGGAACACCGCCTGATCGCGCTCGCCTCACGGACCGTCTCCTGCGTCGCGCCCGTGCTCGCGATCCTGAAGGAAGCGTTCGGCATCGAGCGCGCGTTCTTCGACGCGGTGCACGCCTACACGAACGCCCACCGGCTGGCGGACGTTCCGCTCTCGGACAAGCGGCGCGGACGGTCGGCCGCGGAGAACATCATTCCCCAGGAGTCGCGTTCGGAGGCGATGCTCGAACGGCTCTTCCCCGATCTCGCCGGCAGGCTGACCGGCTCGGCCGTCGACGTTCCCGTCGCCAACGGCTCCGTCGTCGACCTCACCTGCTGGCACAGCCGCGCGGTATCGCCCGATTCGATCGCGACGGCCGTGCGCGCCGCCGCGGCGGGACGCTGGAAGGGGATCGTCGCGTGCGAAGACGAGCCGATCGTCTCGAGCGACGTGACGCGGAGCAGCTACTCGTGCATCTTCGACGCGCAGGCGACGATGACGCTCGGCGACCGGCTCTCGAAGACGCTCTCCTGGATCGACGCGGGCTGGGCGTTCGCCGTGCGCATCTCGGAGGTCGTCTCCGCCCTCGCGCGGCTGGACGCCGCGGTCCCCGTCGGAGAACGCCCGTGA
- a CDS encoding universal stress protein has product MARKVVYATDFSRPSLSAFPAALGAARRNGAELVVLHVLPPPVGPDAMGYVPPRMYEEMKAAIVGQAKRRLDALVRRAARSRVRARSELVEGVPHEDIPRAARRHRAELVVMGTHGRTGLARLLMGSVAARVIGTCPCPVMTIGAGRR; this is encoded by the coding sequence GTGGCCCGAAAAGTGGTCTACGCGACGGATTTCTCGAGACCGTCCCTCTCCGCCTTTCCGGCGGCGCTCGGCGCGGCGCGCCGAAACGGAGCGGAGCTCGTCGTCCTGCACGTCCTCCCGCCTCCCGTCGGGCCGGACGCCATGGGCTACGTGCCCCCGCGGATGTACGAGGAAATGAAGGCGGCGATCGTCGGTCAGGCGAAGCGCCGGCTCGACGCCCTGGTCCGACGCGCGGCCCGGTCGCGCGTGCGCGCGCGCTCCGAGCTCGTCGAAGGGGTCCCCCACGAGGACATCCCGCGGGCCGCGCGGAGGCACCGCGCGGAGCTCGTGGTCATGGGGACGCACGGAAGGACGGGCCTGGCCCGCCTGCTGATGGGGAGCGTCGCCGCGAGGGTGATCGGGACGTGCCCCTGTCCCGTCATGACGATCGGAGCCGGGCGCCGCTGA
- a CDS encoding CPCC family cysteine-rich protein gives MSEPRGAPHPCAACGFAVHEGGAGSGRTCPVCGWIDDAVQLAQPDLAAGANVGLCLRGAQRRALSRFPRDARRHGEWERDPRWRPLAAGEGPRTAAFSPSSPVCYLEDSEVEDAEPYWFDPPPDAS, from the coding sequence ATGAGTGAACCGCGGGGCGCCCCCCATCCCTGCGCGGCGTGCGGGTTCGCCGTCCACGAAGGGGGAGCGGGATCGGGGCGGACCTGCCCCGTCTGCGGCTGGATCGACGACGCGGTACAGCTCGCGCAGCCCGATCTCGCGGCAGGCGCCAACGTCGGCCTCTGCCTGCGCGGCGCGCAGCGGCGCGCGCTGTCGCGGTTCCCGCGCGACGCCCGGCGGCACGGGGAGTGGGAGCGGGATCCGCGATGGCGGCCGCTCGCCGCGGGGGAAGGCCCACGCACCGCCGCCTTCTCTCCCTCGTCGCCCGTCTGCTACCTCGAGGACTCCGAGGTCGAGGACGCGGAGCCGTACTGGTTCGACCCGCCTCCCGACGCGTCCTGA
- a CDS encoding BON domain-containing protein: MTKTDAQIQQDVLRELRWDLRVAETEVGVGVHDGIVSLTGTVDSFAKKLAAREAAHRVAGVLDVADDIEVKLPGLLTRNDTDLARAVRHALEWDVFIPDTKIRSTVANGWVTLEGTVESLVDRDDAERAVRRLHGVRGVIDNIVVNAPKVEPGKIRKAIEETLERRADREANRIEVRVIEGKVTLDGRVHSFPEKEAILGAVRNAPGVKLVADNLRIEPYF, encoded by the coding sequence ATGACGAAAACCGATGCTCAAATCCAGCAGGACGTCCTTCGCGAGCTCCGATGGGACCTGAGGGTCGCTGAAACCGAAGTCGGCGTGGGAGTCCACGACGGCATCGTCAGCCTGACGGGAACGGTCGACAGTTTCGCGAAGAAGCTCGCCGCGCGCGAAGCGGCACACCGGGTGGCCGGCGTCCTCGACGTCGCCGACGACATCGAGGTCAAGCTCCCCGGACTCCTCACCCGCAACGACACGGATCTGGCGCGCGCCGTCCGCCACGCGCTGGAATGGGACGTGTTCATTCCGGACACGAAGATCCGCTCGACGGTGGCCAACGGGTGGGTCACGCTCGAAGGCACGGTGGAATCGCTCGTCGACCGCGACGACGCGGAGCGCGCCGTTCGGCGTCTCCACGGCGTGCGGGGCGTGATCGACAACATCGTCGTCAACGCACCGAAAGTCGAGCCCGGAAAGATCCGCAAGGCGATCGAAGAGACCCTCGAACGACGGGCGGACCGGGAAGCGAACCGGATCGAGGTCCGGGTCATCGAAGGCAAGGTGACGCTCGACGGCCGGGTCCATTCCTTCCCGGAGAAGGAAGCGATCCTCGGAGCCGTCCGCAATGCGCCGGGCGTGAAGCTCGTCGCCGACAATCTCCGGATCGAGCCCTATTTCTGA
- the gap gene encoding type I glyceraldehyde-3-phosphate dehydrogenase has product MTVRVGINGFGRIGRTVFRILAGRPSIEVVGINDLFETDQLAYLLQYDTVMGRYPGAVVAEDGTLSASGRRVRLAHERDPEKIPWREWGASIVIESTGAFRKRAEIAKHLAAGAERVILTVPPKDDIDAMVVIGVNDETLRPEHRLVSNASCTTNCLAPVAKILDDAFGIEDGLMSTVHAYTNDQRLADVPHKDLRRSRAAALNIIPTSTGAARAVGKILPKLKGKIDGIAMRVPVPDGSIVELVCRMRERPGKDEINAAVRSASMGRLARIVEYSEAPLVSTDIIGNPHSAVFDSLSTRSDGDGYARVLAWYDNEWGYSERVADLVEILSRLRPAA; this is encoded by the coding sequence GTGACGGTTCGCGTCGGCATCAACGGGTTCGGCCGGATCGGGCGCACCGTCTTCCGGATCCTCGCCGGGCGGCCCTCGATCGAGGTCGTCGGCATCAACGATCTCTTCGAGACCGACCAGCTCGCGTACCTCCTGCAGTACGACACCGTGATGGGCCGGTATCCGGGCGCCGTCGTCGCCGAGGACGGGACCCTGTCCGCGTCGGGAAGGCGCGTCCGTCTCGCGCACGAGCGGGATCCGGAGAAGATCCCCTGGCGCGAGTGGGGCGCCTCGATCGTCATCGAGTCGACGGGTGCGTTCCGGAAGCGCGCCGAAATCGCGAAGCACCTCGCCGCGGGCGCCGAGCGCGTCATCCTCACGGTCCCCCCGAAGGACGACATCGACGCGATGGTCGTCATCGGCGTCAACGACGAAACGCTCCGCCCGGAGCACCGGCTCGTCTCGAACGCCTCGTGCACGACGAACTGCCTCGCGCCCGTCGCGAAGATCCTCGACGACGCGTTCGGGATCGAGGACGGGCTGATGTCGACCGTCCACGCCTACACGAACGATCAGCGGCTCGCCGACGTGCCCCACAAGGATCTCCGCCGCAGCCGCGCCGCCGCTCTCAACATCATTCCCACGTCGACGGGCGCCGCCCGCGCGGTCGGGAAGATCCTGCCGAAGCTCAAGGGCAAGATCGACGGCATCGCGATGCGGGTTCCGGTCCCCGACGGATCGATCGTCGAGCTCGTCTGCCGCATGCGCGAGCGCCCCGGAAAGGACGAGATCAACGCGGCCGTCCGGAGCGCGTCGATGGGGCGTCTCGCCCGGATCGTCGAGTACAGCGAGGCCCCGCTCGTCTCGACCGACATCATCGGGAATCCGCACTCGGCGGTCTTCGATTCGCTCTCGACGCGGTCCGACGGAGACGGCTATGCGCGCGTGCTCGCCTGGTACGACAACGAGTGGGGGTATTCGGAGCGGGTGGCGGATCTGGTGGAGATACTCTCCCGGCTCCGCCCCGCCGCCTGA
- a CDS encoding CBS domain-containing protein, giving the protein MRLKEIMKRDVVTLGTEAAEDEAREQMRRNRIHHIVVTRGADVVGIVSDRDLETFEPGTRIARTVGDLMTPSVATATSTTTIREAANLMRGRTIGCLPVIEKGRLAGIVTTSDLLTLLGKGSERPVNQTKRWIMKGRGPRRKASASV; this is encoded by the coding sequence ATGCGCCTGAAGGAAATCATGAAACGGGACGTCGTCACCCTCGGCACGGAAGCCGCCGAAGACGAGGCTCGCGAACAGATGCGCCGGAACCGGATTCATCACATCGTCGTCACCCGCGGCGCCGACGTCGTCGGGATCGTATCGGACCGGGACCTCGAAACGTTCGAGCCGGGAACGCGAATCGCGCGAACCGTCGGAGACCTGATGACCCCGTCGGTCGCCACGGCGACCTCGACGACCACGATCCGCGAGGCCGCCAACCTGATGCGGGGCCGGACGATCGGATGTCTTCCGGTGATCGAGAAGGGGAGGCTGGCGGGGATCGTCACGACCTCCGACCTGCTGACGCTGCTCGGCAAGGGCTCGGAGCGACCGGTCAACCAGACGAAGCGCTGGATCATGAAGGGGCGGGGACCGCGGCGGAAGGCCTCGGCATCGGTCTGA
- a CDS encoding peptidylprolyl isomerase — MDRGSWSWAAAAALGAAIGCAAARDRLREPARPDPRAPERFVARFETSAGMFEVEVTRGWAPRGADRFFRLVRGGYYDGSKVFRVIPGYIAQFGIAGDPAVAKAWRFAYFPDDAQGRPCERGTVAFADQGPNTRATQVFVNLADNPKLDTGEFAPFGRVVSGMEAVDRLHGYGRAGPQGERTDQSALFEGGNRYLEAHYPALDTIRRATIVR, encoded by the coding sequence GTGGATCGCGGATCGTGGAGCTGGGCCGCCGCCGCCGCGCTGGGCGCGGCGATCGGATGTGCCGCGGCCCGCGACCGGCTCCGCGAGCCGGCGCGACCCGACCCCCGGGCGCCGGAGCGCTTCGTCGCGCGGTTCGAGACGAGCGCGGGGATGTTCGAGGTCGAGGTCACACGCGGCTGGGCCCCCCGCGGCGCGGACCGGTTCTTCCGGCTCGTCCGCGGCGGCTACTACGACGGGTCGAAGGTCTTTCGCGTGATTCCCGGATACATCGCTCAGTTCGGCATCGCGGGAGACCCGGCGGTCGCGAAGGCGTGGCGCTTCGCGTACTTTCCCGACGATGCGCAGGGCCGCCCCTGCGAGCGCGGCACCGTGGCCTTCGCGGACCAGGGGCCGAACACGCGCGCGACGCAGGTCTTCGTCAATCTCGCCGACAATCCGAAGCTCGACACCGGCGAGTTCGCGCCGTTCGGCCGGGTCGTTTCGGGAATGGAGGCCGTCGACCGCCTGCACGGCTACGGGCGCGCCGGACCGCAGGGGGAGCGGACGGACCAGAGCGCCCTGTTCGAGGGGGGAAACCGGTACCTCGAGGCGCACTATCCGGCGCTCGACACCATCCGGCGCGCGACGATCGTTCGCTGA